The Saccharomyces mikatae IFO 1815 strain IFO1815 genome assembly, chromosome: 13 genome has a segment encoding these proteins:
- the RGM1 gene encoding Rgm1p (similar to Saccharomyces cerevisiae RGM1 (YMR182C) and USV1 (YPL230W); ancestral locus Anc_6.256) has product MRGKQPKRNKENASLKRNYRCVGYPDCNMSFNRAEHLARHIRKHTGEKPFQCNICLKFFSRIDNLRQHQSSVHSDVDLMSLRRLQQSANNTANEPNATTRMFPQLRPYGIVVQPTPVPYNLPIATPASPQNTISLYAPPYFPHPIPSAPIPLPHQPPPLPVYSYMQPLFLNHTPIQNRNIVELPPDSNDTSAAPPKAQGFNQTKDVSPDIKK; this is encoded by the coding sequence ATGCGAGGAAAACAACCGAAAAGGAACAAAGAAAACGCTTCTCTCAAGAGAAATTATAGATGCGTGGGGTATCCTGATTGTAACATGAGTTTCAATAGAGCCGAGCATTTGGCTAGACATATTAGGAAACACACAGGGGAGAAACCATTCCAATGCAATATCTGCCTTAAATTCTTTAGTAGAATCGATAACTTAAGACAGCATCAATCTTCTGTTCATTCGGACGTCGATCTTATGTCCCTACGTAGACTGCAACAGTCCGCAAATAACACTGCGAACGAACCAAACGCAACAACAAGAATGTTTCCGCAATTACGTCCATACGGAATCGTTGTACAGCCTACCCCCGTTCCTTACAATCTCCCCATAGCGACTCCCGCTAGCCCACAAAATACAATCTCTCTTTACGCTCCACCATACTTCCCGCATCCTATTCCATCTGCACCTATCCCTTTGCCACACCAACCTCCCCCACTTCCAGTATACAGCTACATGCAACCACTCTTTCTGAATCACACTCCTATCCAGAATCGCAACATTGTCGAACTCCCTCCGGATAGTAACGACACTTCAGCAGCGCCGCCTAAGGCGCAAGGTTTCAACCAGACCAAGGACGTTTCCCCagacataaaaaaataa
- the SMKI13G3030 gene encoding uncharacterized protein (similar to Saccharomyces cerevisiae YMR181C and YPL229W; ancestral locus Anc_6.255) — protein MTPLLQAEAKMNTSLYLTENNQQHEFSLGSSHSFYSSSVPNSENNSGIFSHNSVNNSRVSSNDEFTIQQDGMNTIMYKNNISKTFEDDIFYCPRSLLTPEEQVVYQEIDKYYMEQALLTQLQISQTCSSSTPKEEKTAKFNPYTSKSFSPASSE, from the coding sequence atgaCTCCACTTTTGCAAGCGGAAGCAAAAATGAACACGAGTCTCTACCTCACAGAAAACAACCAACAACATGAATTCAGTCTCGGCAGCTCTCATTCTTTCTATTCTTCCTCGGTGCCCAACAGTGAAAATAACTCAGGAATTTTCAGCCATAACTCTGTCAATAATAGCAGGGTGAGCTCCAATGACGAGTTCACCATTCAACAAGATGGAATGAACACCATAATGTATAAGAACAATATCAGTAAGACTTTCGAAGACGACATTTTCTATTGTCCAAGAAGTTTGCTCACTCCAGAGGAACAAGTGGTATACCAGGAAATTGACAAGTATTACATGGAACAAGCTCTATTGACCCAGTTACAGATCTCTCAAACATGTTCTTCGTCCACTccaaaagaggaaaaaactGCTAAGTTTAATCCCTACACTTCAAAGAGCTTCAGTCCCGCTTCTTCTGAATAG